A region of Chelonoidis abingdonii isolate Lonesome George chromosome 8, CheloAbing_2.0, whole genome shotgun sequence DNA encodes the following proteins:
- the PAQR9 gene encoding membrane progestin receptor epsilon, protein MPGGRTAKDQAPPPPPSAPLLRWDEVPDDFVECFILSGYRRLHCSAQECLASVLQPTNETLNFWTHFIPLLLFLSKFCRLFFLSGAGELPFHHPLLLPLWCYASGVLLTFAMSCTAHVFSCLSLRLRAAFFYLDYASISYYGFASTVAYSYYLLPGLRLLDARAMSRYLQQRLGWQLDCSLPIALYSALVLPVAFVLAVTCTVACCKSRSEWCAYPFAIRTFVFAMPLSMACPIMLESFLFDLRGQNPTLFLYFYRRYFWLLVAAFFNISKIPERIQPGLFDIIGHSHQLFHIFTFLSIYDQMYYLEEGLLQFLKSPPASPTFLGTIGYMLLLMLCLGMVIRKFLNVADLCKQD, encoded by the coding sequence atgCCTGGAGGCCGGACAGCAAAGGACCAGgcgcctccccctcctccctctgcccccctgctgcGCTGGGACGAGGTGCCCGATGACTTCGTGGAGTGCTTCATCCTGTCGGGCTACCGGCGGCTGCACTGCAGCGCCCAGGAGTGCCTGGCCTCGGTGCTGCAGCCCACCAACGAGACGCTCAACTTCTGGACCCACTTCAtccccctgctgctcttcctgagcaAGTTCTGCCGGCTCTTCTTCCTGAGCGGGGCCGGCGAGCTGCCCTTCCACCACCcgctcctgctgcccctctggTGCTACGCCTCGGGCGTCCTGCTCACGTTTGCCATGAGCTGCACGGCCCATGTGTTCAGCTGCCTCTCGCTGCGCCTGCGCGCTGCCTTCTTCTACCTGGACTACGCCTCCATCAGCTACTACGGCTTCGCCAGCACCGTGGCTTATTCCTACTACCTGCTGCCCGGCCTGCGCCTGCTGGACGCGCGGGCCATGAGCCGCTATCTGCAGCAGCGTCTGGGCTGGCAGCTGGACTGCAGCCTCCCCATTGCCCTCTACAGCGCCCTGGTGCTGCCGGTGGCCTTCGTGCTGGCCGTCACCTGCACCGTGGCGTGCTGCAAGAGCCGCTCCGAGTGGTGCGCCTACCCCTTCGCCATCCGGACCTTCGTCTTCGCCATGCCCCTCAGCATGGCCTGCCCCATCATGCTGGAGAGCTTCCTCTTCGATCTGCGCGGGCAGAACCCCACCCTCTTCCTCTACTTCTACAGGCGCTACTTCTGGCTCCTGGTGGCCGCCTTCTTCAACATCAGCAAGATCCCCGAGAGGATCCAGCCAGGGTTGTTTGACATCATCGGGCACAGCCACCAACTCTTCCACATCTTCACCTTCCTCAGCATCTATGACCAGATGTACTATCTAGAAGAAGGGCTGCTGCAGTTCCTCAAatccccacctgcctcccctaCCTTCCTAGGCACCATCGGATATATGCTGCTCTTAATGCTTTGCCTGGGAATGGTCATAAGGAAATTTTTGAACGTTGCAGATCTCTGCAAACAGGACTAG